A DNA window from Rhodopirellula islandica contains the following coding sequences:
- a CDS encoding fused MFS/spermidine synthase, with amino-acid sequence MPSCTSDVSGSTSSSATVSKQTTSWFVFAGATLLGAFLVFQVQPVISKCVLPWFGGTPAVWTTCLLFFQVLLFAGYLYAHCLRRFLPPAMQGVVHLVLLCAAAWSLPIAPSDAWKPVGTEDPTWALLWLLTAHVALPYFVLSSTGPLVQAWLSYENQSNSVYRLYALSNAGSLVALLSYPFVVEPLLSIEQQSVFWSLAFYAFVIVDGWLAISLLRRRKSHSEASNETVVATESVSAKLRLADWSVWVGLPALASVMLLVVTSHVCQDIAVMPFLWVLPLSLYLLSFIISFDSPTWYRPKLISAFTGLAFVAIQLKGWFPGGWQMPVEALSYLVVLFGVCLLCHGETAARKPATQRLTQYYALISLGGAMGGILVALICPLVFQDYRELPIAMSLSIGVVAITFLASRSWLTMTCDWKMSKGITGLIVAIIGFTAVVTTMTNRTDTIDQRRNFFGVLRVENDAERIQLVHGNTVHGIQLHGPERMTPTSYFGHSSGVGRLIHAMQAESPEMRIGVIGLGCGVLAAYGREGDSMDMYEINPDVLAIAEEHFTFLSDCPATIEHHLGDGRLLLERHTDKQFDLLILDAFSSDAIPAHLLTLEAMQLYRERLAENGVLAVHVSNNHLDLVPLTHRLTQAIGLPSRLIQNNHRDQVYTRPSRWVIAADRGESFWESDFLSVAQKPDSSVVESAPLWTDQHHNLASVLIWPSL; translated from the coding sequence ATGCCGTCGTGCACCTCGGATGTTTCGGGTTCCACCTCTTCTTCAGCCACCGTTTCCAAGCAAACCACGTCGTGGTTCGTCTTTGCGGGAGCGACGTTGTTGGGGGCTTTCTTGGTCTTCCAGGTTCAGCCTGTGATCAGCAAATGTGTGTTGCCATGGTTCGGTGGCACACCCGCGGTTTGGACAACGTGTTTGTTGTTCTTCCAAGTCTTGTTGTTCGCCGGATATTTATACGCTCACTGTTTGAGACGATTTCTTCCTCCGGCGATGCAAGGTGTCGTGCACCTGGTGCTGTTGTGTGCAGCGGCATGGTCGTTGCCGATTGCACCTTCGGACGCTTGGAAACCCGTCGGAACGGAAGACCCCACGTGGGCCTTGCTGTGGCTGCTGACCGCACACGTTGCGTTGCCGTACTTCGTCCTTTCCAGTACCGGGCCGTTGGTTCAAGCGTGGTTGAGCTACGAGAATCAATCCAATTCCGTCTATCGGCTTTACGCCCTGTCCAACGCTGGGTCGTTGGTGGCGTTGCTGAGCTATCCCTTTGTCGTTGAGCCGCTGTTGTCGATCGAACAGCAATCCGTTTTTTGGTCGCTGGCGTTCTACGCGTTTGTCATCGTGGACGGTTGGTTGGCGATCAGTCTGCTTCGCCGACGGAAAAGTCACTCGGAAGCGTCCAACGAAACCGTGGTCGCGACTGAATCGGTCTCTGCCAAACTGCGTTTGGCGGATTGGAGTGTCTGGGTCGGATTGCCTGCTCTTGCTTCGGTGATGTTGTTGGTGGTGACGAGTCACGTTTGCCAAGACATCGCGGTGATGCCATTTTTGTGGGTGTTGCCACTGAGCTTGTATTTGCTGAGTTTCATCATCAGCTTTGATTCTCCGACCTGGTACCGACCCAAGCTCATTTCAGCGTTCACCGGTCTGGCGTTTGTCGCGATCCAACTGAAAGGTTGGTTCCCCGGCGGATGGCAAATGCCCGTGGAAGCACTTTCTTACTTGGTGGTTTTGTTCGGCGTTTGCCTGCTGTGCCACGGTGAGACCGCTGCTCGGAAACCTGCCACCCAGCGATTGACGCAGTATTACGCTTTGATCTCGCTTGGCGGTGCCATGGGCGGGATCTTGGTGGCTCTGATTTGTCCGCTGGTCTTTCAAGACTACCGCGAACTTCCGATCGCCATGTCGTTGTCGATTGGTGTGGTTGCGATCACGTTCTTGGCCTCTCGCTCTTGGTTGACCATGACCTGCGACTGGAAGATGTCCAAGGGAATCACCGGGTTGATCGTGGCGATCATTGGTTTCACCGCAGTGGTCACGACCATGACCAACCGCACGGATACGATCGACCAGCGTCGCAACTTCTTTGGCGTGCTCCGGGTTGAAAATGATGCCGAACGCATTCAGTTGGTCCATGGCAACACGGTTCACGGCATTCAGTTGCACGGTCCCGAGCGGATGACACCGACATCCTACTTTGGTCACAGTAGCGGTGTGGGGCGACTGATCCACGCGATGCAGGCCGAGTCGCCCGAGATGCGAATTGGGGTGATTGGTTTGGGATGCGGCGTGCTGGCGGCCTACGGGCGAGAAGGCGACTCGATGGACATGTACGAAATCAATCCCGATGTCTTGGCGATCGCCGAAGAACACTTCACATTCCTCAGCGATTGCCCTGCCACGATTGAGCATCACTTGGGCGACGGGCGATTGTTGTTGGAAAGGCACACTGACAAGCAGTTCGATTTGCTGATCCTGGATGCATTCAGCAGCGACGCGATCCCGGCTCACCTGTTGACGCTGGAAGCGATGCAGCTCTACCGCGAACGCTTGGCGGAGAACGGCGTGTTGGCCGTCCACGTGTCGAACAATCACTTGGACTTGGTGCCGTTGACGCATCGATTGACCCAAGCGATTGGGTTGCCAAGCCGGTTGATTCAAAACAATCATCGAGACCAGGTTTACACGCGGCCATCGCGTTGGGTCATCGCCGCGGACCGCGGCGAATCATTCTGGGAATCCGATTTTCTGTCGGTGGCTCAGAAGCCCGATTCATCGGTGGTGGAGTCCGCTCCCTTGTGGACGGACCAGCATCACAATTTGGCGAGCGTGTTGATTTGGCCGTCGCTGTGA
- a CDS encoding DUF255 domain-containing protein — translation MRLSSKPPRICSSTATSRWTRVLPAMGLLGLTTIFSGMAQAEIAWRKDLTTAQAEAQQSGKALLLHFTSDNCVWCDRLEAGAFQSPQVGSAVEQQFVPVKIHAGKSPELAKMFGVTKFPTDVMITPTGKHLGSSVSPQDPTRYVAMLGQASSKMPAAPVSPAANAPQTMLASNAQPSATAPAQAKTAVASIPPRTQQNPHVASGSELPSPNSQFASGATAQLAGARTDGMSLGMPAQTMTKTETKTPAFGTEQPKLAMEGFCSVTVINEDEWIEGNPKFGVVHLGKLYLFASEAKMKTFLADPVPYTPVLNEIDVVRFFEERVIVPGKRQFGMKDPVHQRMFFFADEAAMDHFWNEYERYTDAAIEVMDHAVRDANPGLN, via the coding sequence ATGCGTTTGTCCTCCAAACCACCGCGAATTTGTTCTTCGACTGCGACCTCGCGATGGACGCGGGTTTTGCCAGCGATGGGCTTGCTCGGGTTGACCACGATCTTCTCCGGGATGGCTCAGGCAGAGATCGCTTGGCGAAAAGATCTGACCACGGCTCAAGCGGAAGCTCAGCAGTCCGGCAAAGCTTTGCTACTGCACTTCACCAGCGACAATTGTGTCTGGTGCGATCGCTTGGAAGCGGGGGCGTTTCAGAGCCCTCAGGTCGGTTCCGCGGTCGAGCAACAGTTTGTGCCCGTCAAAATTCATGCTGGCAAATCACCGGAACTGGCCAAGATGTTTGGCGTCACCAAGTTCCCGACGGACGTGATGATCACGCCAACCGGCAAGCACTTGGGCAGTTCGGTCAGCCCGCAAGATCCAACGCGTTACGTTGCAATGCTGGGTCAAGCGTCCAGCAAAATGCCTGCCGCGCCCGTCTCGCCAGCGGCCAATGCACCGCAAACGATGTTGGCATCCAATGCTCAGCCATCGGCAACCGCGCCGGCTCAAGCAAAAACTGCGGTCGCGAGCATACCCCCTCGCACTCAGCAGAATCCGCATGTGGCATCCGGCAGCGAATTGCCATCACCGAATAGCCAATTTGCCAGCGGCGCGACCGCTCAATTGGCTGGCGCTCGCACCGATGGCATGTCGCTTGGAATGCCGGCTCAGACGATGACCAAAACCGAGACAAAGACGCCTGCGTTTGGAACCGAACAACCCAAACTGGCCATGGAAGGTTTCTGCTCCGTGACGGTCATCAATGAAGATGAATGGATTGAAGGCAATCCAAAGTTTGGTGTCGTTCACCTGGGCAAGCTGTACTTGTTTGCAAGCGAAGCCAAGATGAAGACCTTTTTGGCGGACCCGGTTCCCTACACACCGGTTCTGAACGAAATCGATGTGGTTCGTTTCTTTGAAGAACGCGTGATTGTTCCTGGCAAGCGTCAGTTCGGAATGAAAGACCCTGTGCACCAACGGATGTTCTTCTTCGCTGATGAAGCCGCGATGGATCATTTCTGGAACGAGTACGAACGCTACACCGACGCAGCGATCGAAGTCATGGATCACGCCGTCCGGGATGCCAATCCAGGCTTGAACTGA
- a CDS encoding vWA domain-containing protein, translated as MSDSSFLQSIKKALPTSSRSHAATEEASAVHPYETGDSLDQWEEESFWDADETVAMVGTMLVHLIVILSLALVQLQNPVDDEAVVMIAPPPEYEETVDLIEEIVVSDQPQVEIGSDALAEFDMAEASAATFAQIANMVSPVDLEPTDLGEIMVNKMFSQPVAPQDRLVDQKGRVGQGTAGASGAVDQITFEVMQAAEERPTLIVWLFDQSGSLTRQRQDIRDRFDRIYEELGMLREQLDSKTAGEDPNDSSGSRVLTSIIGFGEKVQLFTEEPTADLELIKQTVADIPVDNSGTERVFTAIESAAKQYSSLRRNAGTRGPQRNVMFVVVTDERGDDAHLLESSITSCRKWGIPVYVVGVPAPFGREHTLVKYVDPDPDYDQTPQWAQVDQGPETFLPERVQLSFTGDFEQEPVIDSGFGPYGLTRLCYETGGIYFTVHPNRNVSREVRRGEIDAFTADLRAFFDPTAMARYRPDYLSPQDYVKAVKRSPLRQALIAAAQIKNVSGIQRPQTRFVKRDEAGLAQALTTAQQDAAKLEPVLIQLAATLEQGVKDRDKEESLRWRAGFDLAYGRVLAQKVRTETYNAILAKAKRGMPFDDPKNNTWVLKPADEISVGSKWQREAETAREFLERVAAEHEGTPWAMLAEKELEVPIGWMWTETFTDLAPPRRNGGNNGNNNPPPRDDQKRMIKRAPKRPVPKL; from the coding sequence ATGAGCGACTCATCGTTTCTTCAATCGATCAAGAAAGCATTGCCCACGAGCTCGCGGTCTCACGCCGCGACGGAGGAGGCCAGTGCGGTTCACCCCTACGAGACGGGGGATTCGCTTGACCAATGGGAAGAGGAATCGTTCTGGGATGCAGACGAGACGGTTGCGATGGTCGGCACCATGCTGGTGCACCTGATCGTGATTTTGTCGTTGGCGTTGGTCCAGTTGCAAAATCCAGTCGACGACGAGGCCGTGGTGATGATCGCACCGCCGCCTGAATACGAAGAGACGGTGGACTTGATCGAGGAAATCGTGGTCAGCGATCAACCTCAGGTCGAGATCGGTTCGGACGCTCTGGCTGAGTTTGACATGGCAGAGGCGTCGGCAGCGACCTTCGCCCAAATCGCCAACATGGTCAGCCCAGTCGACTTGGAGCCCACCGATTTGGGCGAAATCATGGTCAACAAAATGTTCAGCCAACCGGTGGCGCCCCAAGATCGGTTGGTCGACCAGAAAGGTCGTGTCGGACAAGGGACCGCGGGGGCCTCCGGAGCCGTGGACCAAATCACGTTCGAGGTCATGCAGGCCGCGGAAGAACGCCCGACGCTGATCGTTTGGTTGTTCGACCAAAGTGGGTCGCTGACTCGACAACGCCAAGACATTCGCGACCGGTTCGATCGGATTTATGAAGAGCTCGGCATGCTTCGCGAGCAATTGGATTCCAAGACTGCTGGCGAAGACCCCAATGATTCATCCGGATCCCGTGTGCTCACGTCCATCATAGGGTTTGGTGAAAAGGTGCAACTGTTCACCGAGGAACCCACTGCCGACTTGGAGTTGATCAAGCAGACCGTTGCTGACATTCCGGTTGATAACTCGGGAACGGAACGGGTCTTCACGGCCATCGAATCTGCCGCCAAGCAATACAGTTCGCTGCGCCGCAACGCGGGGACTCGTGGTCCACAACGCAATGTGATGTTTGTGGTGGTCACGGATGAGCGTGGAGATGACGCCCACTTGCTGGAATCTTCCATCACGTCGTGTCGAAAGTGGGGCATCCCCGTCTACGTGGTCGGTGTGCCCGCTCCATTTGGTCGCGAACACACCTTGGTCAAGTACGTTGACCCGGATCCTGATTACGACCAAACGCCTCAGTGGGCGCAAGTCGATCAAGGGCCAGAAACCTTTCTGCCGGAACGAGTTCAGTTGAGCTTCACGGGGGACTTCGAGCAGGAACCGGTGATTGACAGTGGTTTTGGACCCTATGGTTTGACGCGTCTGTGTTACGAGACGGGTGGGATTTACTTCACCGTTCACCCCAATCGCAATGTTTCGCGAGAGGTTCGACGGGGCGAGATCGACGCGTTCACCGCGGATCTGCGTGCGTTCTTTGATCCGACCGCGATGGCTCGTTATCGCCCCGATTACTTGTCGCCGCAGGACTATGTCAAAGCGGTCAAGCGAAGCCCGCTCCGTCAGGCATTGATCGCGGCCGCACAAATTAAAAATGTCAGTGGGATCCAACGCCCACAAACCCGGTTCGTGAAACGCGACGAAGCGGGACTGGCCCAAGCGTTGACGACTGCGCAGCAAGACGCTGCGAAGTTGGAACCGGTGTTGATCCAGTTGGCCGCCACTTTGGAACAAGGCGTCAAGGATCGGGACAAAGAAGAAAGTCTTCGTTGGAGGGCTGGTTTTGACTTGGCTTATGGCCGAGTGTTGGCTCAAAAGGTCCGCACCGAAACTTACAACGCGATTCTCGCCAAGGCGAAACGCGGGATGCCTTTCGATGATCCCAAGAACAACACCTGGGTGTTGAAGCCTGCCGATGAGATCTCGGTGGGGAGCAAGTGGCAACGCGAGGCGGAAACCGCGCGGGAGTTCTTGGAACGTGTGGCTGCGGAGCACGAAGGCACGCCCTGGGCCATGCTGGCTGAAAAAGAACTGGAGGTTCCAATTGGCTGGATGTGGACCGAAACGTTCACTGATTTGGCTCCGCCGCGTCGCAATGGTGGCAACAACGGGAACAACAATCCACCGCCACGCGACGATCAAAAGCGGATGATCAAAAGAGCGCCCAAGCGGCCCGTGCCAAAGCTCTAA
- a CDS encoding metallophosphoesterase family protein, translating to MEQTNESSGRLIAIGDIHGCNAALQAVLAAINPQPNDILVTLGDVVDRGPDSKGAVDTLLQCGQQTQLVALQGNHEEMMLNVLRGSESHHSWLRYGGVETLDSYGFDGGLDFLPEAHRAFFESLGDYFVYEDYFFTHAAYDPALPLEEQTVEMLRWHSLRQGVPEPHHSGKTAFVGHTANHEGQILDVGHLVCLDTHCYGGGCLTAMDVRTRQTWQANQDGVLLS from the coding sequence ATGGAACAAACAAACGAATCATCAGGACGCCTGATCGCCATCGGAGACATCCACGGCTGCAACGCCGCTTTGCAAGCGGTCCTGGCCGCGATCAATCCTCAACCCAATGACATTTTAGTCACCCTTGGTGACGTCGTTGACCGCGGCCCCGACTCCAAAGGGGCGGTCGACACCCTCCTGCAGTGCGGCCAACAAACCCAGCTGGTTGCTCTGCAAGGCAATCACGAGGAAATGATGCTGAATGTGCTTCGCGGCAGCGAATCGCACCACAGTTGGTTGCGGTACGGTGGGGTCGAGACGCTGGACAGCTACGGATTCGACGGGGGGTTGGACTTCCTTCCCGAAGCTCACCGAGCCTTCTTTGAGTCGTTGGGCGATTACTTCGTCTACGAAGATTATTTCTTCACGCATGCGGCGTACGATCCCGCACTGCCGCTCGAAGAGCAGACCGTCGAAATGCTTCGCTGGCACTCGCTGCGACAAGGTGTTCCGGAACCACACCACAGCGGCAAAACAGCCTTTGTGGGTCACACAGCCAACCACGAAGGTCAAATCCTCGATGTCGGCCACTTGGTGTGCCTCGACACTCACTGCTACGGCGGTGGTTGCTTGACCGCGATGGATGTCCGAACGCGACAAACCTGGCAAGCCAATCAGGACGGCGTCCTCCTGTCCTGA
- a CDS encoding type IV pilus modification PilV family protein: protein MSGLTTSLTTSPRSRCRTLRRGATLIDVAVGAALLSLVLIPALSLMGQSSQLLQRMDRQDQLLFEAERLMEQTKVDLCDPTQFASTRGTLEAIVTGNETRSMRSQVSIQDSLVLNLVTLNVVVWEDGNNNSSLDAGELSQSLRTQWSQP from the coding sequence CTACTTCGCTGACGACATCGCCTCGAAGCCGTTGTAGAACGCTTCGACGTGGAGCGACGTTGATCGATGTTGCCGTGGGAGCCGCTTTGCTCTCGTTGGTTTTGATCCCGGCGTTGAGTTTGATGGGGCAGTCCAGTCAATTGCTCCAGCGTATGGATCGGCAGGACCAATTGTTGTTCGAGGCCGAGCGTTTGATGGAACAAACCAAGGTTGATCTTTGTGACCCCACTCAATTTGCCAGCACACGAGGCACCTTGGAGGCAATCGTGACGGGCAATGAAACCAGATCGATGCGATCGCAGGTTTCGATCCAAGATTCCTTGGTGCTGAATTTGGTCACGCTCAATGTGGTGGTCTGGGAAGATGGGAACAACAACAGTTCCCTCGACGCGGGCGAACTGAGCCAGTCATTGCGGACACAGTGGAGTCAACCATGA